A genomic region of Aeropyrum pernix K1 contains the following coding sequences:
- a CDS encoding dihydrofolate reductase family protein produces the protein MARPYTFIFSTATLDGRIASITGYSLLSCREDFELQHKYRASADAVMVGSRTAVLDRPRLTVRLARGRSPLRVVVDSGLKVPPDVAGLRRGSVLVTAEGHSRERLKPYLERGVEVVEAGRGKVDLERAVAVLRERLGVRVLMVEGGGGLNCAMLEKGLVDEVRATIAPYIFGGGVGLAECPGVFDGRDRRVELALQHTRILCGGWVHATYTVLRPRKPLY, from the coding sequence CCCTTGACGGCAGGATCGCCAGCATCACCGGCTACAGCCTCCTCAGCTGCAGGGAGGACTTCGAGCTGCAGCACAAGTATAGGGCGTCAGCCGACGCGGTTATGGTGGGTAGCAGGACCGCGGTGCTAGACAGGCCGAGGCTCACCGTGAGGCTGGCCCGTGGTAGGAGCCCTCTAAGGGTCGTAGTCGACTCGGGCCTGAAAGTGCCCCCGGACGTCGCGGGGCTGCGGCGGGGGAGCGTTCTTGTCACAGCCGAGGGCCACAGCCGGGAGAGGCTGAAGCCCTATCTCGAGAGGGGAGTGGAGGTTGTCGAGGCTGGCCGGGGGAAGGTGGATCTGGAGAGGGCTGTGGCGGTGCTTAGGGAGAGGCTGGGTGTAAGGGTTTTGATGGTGGAGGGTGGGGGAGGGCTGAACTGCGCTATGCTTGAGAAGGGTCTTGTTGATGAGGTGAGGGCCACTATAGCGCCGTACATATTCGGAGGGGGCGTTGGCCTCGCCGAGTGCCCCGGGGTTTTCGACGGGAGGGATAGGAGGGTAGAGCTAGCGCTTCAACACACGAGGATACTCTGCGGGGGCTGGGTCCACGCCACCTACACTGTCCTCAGGCCGAGGAAGCCTCTCTATTAA